A portion of the Calothrix sp. 336/3 genome contains these proteins:
- the rplO gene encoding 50S ribosomal protein L15, with the protein MRLSDVRPQKGSKKRRRRVGRGISAGQGASAGLGMRGQKSRSGSGTRPGFEGGQQPLYRRIPKLKGFPVVNRKKYTTINVEKLASLPANTEVTLTSLKDAGIVTSIKGPLKILGNGELNVALKVQAAAFTGSARSKIEAAGGSCEVLG; encoded by the coding sequence ATGAGATTAAGTGATGTTCGTCCTCAGAAAGGCTCTAAAAAACGCCGTCGTCGTGTCGGTCGTGGTATTTCTGCGGGTCAAGGTGCTAGTGCTGGTTTAGGGATGCGGGGTCAAAAGTCCCGTTCCGGTAGCGGAACCAGACCTGGTTTTGAAGGTGGTCAACAACCTTTATACCGTCGAATCCCCAAGTTAAAGGGCTTTCCCGTAGTTAACCGCAAAAAGTACACTACGATTAATGTAGAAAAGCTAGCCTCTCTCCCTGCGAATACTGAGGTAACCCTTACCTCTTTGAAAGACGCTGGGATTGTCACTTCCATCAAGGGTCCTTTAAAAATTCTTGGTAATGGGGAATTGAATGTTGCCCTCAAAGTCCAGGCAGCAGCATTCACAGGTTCAGCTCGTAGCAAAATTGAGGCTGCTGGTGGGAGTTGTGAAGTTTTGGGGTGA